The window AACTATGTGCTTTTTGTCCATGATATTCTTTCCTTATTTATCGTTTGAAAGTAAAACGACCGTTCACCTTTTCACCTTTGATATCAGACAAAACAGCTACTTTATACTCACCCGCTGTTTTATCCGGTAGTACAGCAGCGTAGTGTTTACCCGGCGCATCATAGGTAAGGTTCAACGTCTTTTGCTCTCCCGTAGGCGACTGAACTTGAGCAGTTACCTTAGCATCAGGTATTGCTTCGTGGTTGTCACCTTTTTGAAGATAAAAATCTATGTGAGTTCCGTTATCTTCCTTAAGAGTGACTAACTCTAAATGATAATTCCCTGACTCAATAACCTGACCACCTTGATTTTTGTTTGAGTGTCCTGTTTTAGTAGCTTGAGTCTCTCCGTTATTGGTGGTTTGGGCAGGTTTATTCGCTGCTACTTCTGGCGAAGCAGCAGGGCTGTTGCTGGGATTAGTTGCTTGATTTTCATTGCTACAAGCTCCCCAAATAATTAATCCCACACTACTGAGAATTAACAATCCAGACTTTAGTAGTTTCATAATTTTCCTATTTTTACTTTCCTCTGTGTTCTTTCTTCTTCCTAGCCCGGCATTACCCACCATTAGGGAGTTTGGTAGGCATTGTCCACCCTACTTTCATGGGTAGTATTTTTAGGGATCAAAATCTTCCCAAACTGAGCATATAAAGCCGGAAGAACTAACAGCGTTAGCCCCGTAGAAGTAAATAATCCTCCTAACACTACAACTGCCAAGGGTTGTAGAATTTCCTTACCCGCTCCACCTCCTATAACCAGTGGTGCTAAACCCAAAGCCGAGGTGAAAGCTGTCATCAAAATTGCGTTAAGTCGTTCCATAGATCCTTGAATTATCACTTCTTGGAAAGGCATTCCAGCCGCAAATTTAGTATTGTAATTGTCAACCAATAACAAACCGTTGCGAGTAGCTACTCCAAATAAAGTAATAAAGCCAACCAGAGAAGCGACCGAAATAATGCCGCCAGTAAGAGCAACTGCTATCACTCCTCCTACCAACGACAAGGGCAAATTAACCATAATCATCGCGGTTGAGGCGATAGATTTTACAGAAAAATACATCAAAACCGTAATAACAACAAATGATATAGCAGTGAATATTATGATGTTCTGAGTGGCTCGTTGTTCCGATTCAAATTGCCCGCCGTATTGGATAAAGTAACCAGGGGGTAATTGCACCTGTTGCTTAACTTTTGCGCTAATTTCATCAACTACGGAGCGCAAATCTCGTCCGTTAGCATTCGAGGAAACAACTATCAAGCGGGAAACATTCTCGCGGTTGATGGTATTTGGCCCCGTACCATAGTCGATTTTAGCAACTTGAGCTAAGGGAATCTTTTGATTAGTTGGAGTATCGACTAATAAATTGCTGATAGTATCTAAGTTGCGGCGGGCATCTTCTTGTAACCACACAACTAGATCGAATGTTTGTTGTTGTTCCAATACTTGAGATACCACTCGTCCATTTAAAGCAATTTCAATTGTTTCGGCAAGTGAGTCTACAGTTAAGCCATAACGAGCAGCTTGTTGGCGGTCGAATTTAATTTGTATTTGTTTGATTGGCAGTTGTGGTTCTAGTTGTAAATCTACGACACCTCCAACAGTTTTCATAATGTCTTCGACTTGTCTGCCAATAGTGCGGAGTTGTTCTAAATCAGGGCCGAATATTTTGACAGCGATCGCGCTTCTCACTCCCGACAAAACTTCATCCATTCTGTGAGAAATAAATCCCCCAATATTAGGCGCAACTCCTGGTAATTTTGCAAATTCCTCTCGCAGTTTTTCAATACTTCCAGAACGGTCTTTTATCCCTTTTTCACTTAGTTCTACATCTAAGTGTGCCAAGTTGACACCCGCCGCATCAGCATCGCCAGGGGCGCGTCCCGATCGTAACTGGATAAAATCAAATCGGGGGTCATCTTTAAGCGCATCTTGCATAGCAAAACCAGCGCGATTAGTAGCTTCTAGAGATACACCAGGATAGAGAGTTAGAGTATTGACGAGCGATCGCTCTTGAAACTCCGGGAGAAAAACTCTTCCCAACGAAGGTAAAATCACAATTGCCGCTACTAAACTCGCAGCAGCTATCAGCACAATCAGCTTAGAACCACGCATCGAAAATATTAAAAATGGCCGATAAAGCCCCTTAAAAAATCTCGCTACAAAAGGTTCTTTTTCTGGCAACCGACCGTGAGGCAATAAAATAGCACACAAAGCCGGAGTTACTGTCAGTGCTGTGACGCTAGAAGCCAAAACTGCTACTAAATAAGCAACGCCCATCGGTGTAAAAATTCTACCTTCCACACCAGCTAGAGCAAAAATTGGCGAGAAGACTACAACTGTAATTAAAGTAGCTCCAAACAGAGAATCGCGCACCTCCTGACAGCCTTCAAAGACAACTTCTAACGCTGGCTTTGGGTTGCCAGAAACTTTATTTTCCCGCAGGGAACGATAGACATTTTCGGCATCAACAATAGCATCATCGACCGCTGAACCAATTGCTACTGCTAAACCTCCCAAAGTCATAGTATTTAGTCCCTGTCCCAGCCAATTTAGCGCCAGCAATCCTAACAGCAAAGATAGGGGAAGTGCCGTGAGACTAACTACAAGGGTGCGCCAGTCCATCAAAAACGGAATAAGTATTATGGCAACAATAATGCTGCCTTCTACTAGCGCTTCTCTAACATTTTCAATCGAAGCATCGATAAAATCTTCCTGGCGGAAAGTAACCTGTACTTTTACATCTTTTGGCAAGCCAAGTTTAACCTCTTGCATTGCCGCTTCAATGGCACGGGTGACAGTTGGAGTATCGGCAAGAGGCTGTTTATTTAGCATTAAAACAATTGCTTGTTTACCATTCAAACTGGCATCACCGCGCTTGAGCGCAGCACCAATTTTGACATCAGCAATATCACCTAGTTTTATAGGCGTACCGTTGCGAGAAGTAATTACCGATTGCTGCAAGTCTTCAATCGATGTAACCCGCCCAACTCCTCGAATTAATAACTCTTGGTCTGGATTAATCAAAAATCCACCAGGAGCGTTGACATTGGCTTTCTCGGCAGCTTCAGTAACATCCTGCAAAGATACATCAAAAGCTTTCAACTTGGCTGGATCGACTAATACTTGATATTGGCGGACATCCCCGCCATACGCGATCGCCTGGGACACTCCAGGAACAGCCAAAACACGATTTGTTACTTGCCAATCCACAATCCGCCGCACTTCCATTAAAGAAGTTGTTTCCGATGTAAAAGCATATTGCAATACAGTCCCAATAGGTGAACTGATGGGAGAAATTTGCGGCGAATCTACACCCTCAGGCAGCTTCTCTTGCGCTTGCTGCAATCTTTCTGTCACCAATTGTCGTGCTTGATAAATATCAGTTTCCCAGTTAAAGATAACTTTGACAACTGATAATCCTACTGCGGATGCCGAGCGTACTGTTGTAACACCAGGAGTGCCATTAATTGCACTTTCAATAGGTAAAGTGACTAGAGATTCTACTTCCTCTGGCGCTAATCCTGATGCTTCAGTTTGAATTTCTACTTGGGGTGGCGCAAACGGGGGAAATACATCCAGCGGCATTTGCGACGCCACCCGAAATATCCAAACCGTAACCAGAATTGCAGCTAGAATAACTAGCCAGCGTTGTGCAATTGACCACTTGATGAAGGCACTGAGCATTTTACTTGTCAGTTGTTATCCTGAAAATACCCTTTTAAATAATTTCACAAAAAAATGAAATTAGGATGAAATTTGATAGCATCAGATATTAAATCTGGCGATCGCTCTTTTAAACCTTTGGCGTTGGTTGATGAGAATTAGACTCTTGTTTGTCCTGAATTAGAGGAATTGAAAAATCAACTAAGCTGGGTGTTGATGGCTGATAGGTTACTTTTTTTGAGCGACGACCTAACCAAAAAGCACCAGATGCGATCGCTCCCCCTGCGGGCAACATCCACCACAAAGGAATAAAATTTTGAATTTTAGATTGTGGATTTTGAATTGAAGAATCTGGCTTTTCTGTTTTGGTTTCTTTAGCTTTGCTATCACCGCGTAAAGATTGAGCATAAAGTTGAATTGCTCCTTGGGTGACTACTTTATCCCCATCAAATAAACCACTTTTAATTTCAACAACATCTCCAGCTATTTGGCCTAATTTCACATCAACAGACTCGAAAGCTGTACCATTTTGAACATAAACAACTTGCTTACCATTTGCTTCCACCACCGCTGAAGTAGGAATTGCCACAACAGGTGTCGCTGTTTTATCGGTCACTACCTCCAATTCAGCAAACATCCCCGGCTTTAACACACCGACAGAGTTATCTAATTCTGCCTTTACTGGCACAACCCGCGTTTCCCCTTCCACTACCGACCCAATTAAAGTAATCTTTCCCTCAAAAGTGCGGTTGGGTAAACTCGCAACTTTAACTCGAACTTGCTGGCCCTTTTTCACCTTGTCCAAGTCTTTTTCATAAATATTAGCCGTTGCAAAAACCTTACTATCATTCAAAATAGTCATCAACGGTTTAGTAGCTGCTTCAACCGATTGACCCGGCGTAACTTCTCTATCTGCAACCGTCCCCGAAATAGGAGCAACAACAGTAACAAGACCCTTAGAATTCGCAACACTTCCTAACTGTTGCAGTCGAGTTTCATAACCAGTACTACTCAACCGAATGCGCGATTTTGCAACATCAACCGCTGATTGAGCGCGTTTGAGTTCAGCTTCAGCTTCGACAACTTCCCGGCGGCTGTTTGCCTTAGTAACTTGCGCCTGTACTTCTGCAACTTTACCTTCCGATTCCCGCATTTCTCTTAGTGGCAAATCTACCTCGGCGCGTCTGACTTCTGTTTCCGCATCGAGAACATTGCGGCGGCTGTTTGCCTTGGCTAATTCGGATTTTGCTTGTGCTAAATGAGCTTGCGATTCCAACATCTGCCGTCGTGGAATAGCTCCCTTATCCGCCAAGTCCTTATCTCGGTCATACTGTTCCTGCGCGACTGCCAGTTCCGTTTTGGCTTGCGCTATATCTGCTTCCGATATTTTTAGCTGCCGCTGATAGTTTTCTTTGGCAATTTTTAAGATTTCTTTACGTTCTACTAAAGATTTGTCTCGTTCATACTGTGCCCTTGCTGCTGTTAGTTGAATTTTGGCTTGTGCTATCTCAGCGGCGGCTATCTGCGAATATTTATCATAGTTTTGTTGTGCTAACTTTAAATCAGCTTCAGCTTTTTGCAAATCTGCCTCAGCTTCAGCCCGTTTTTGCGCTGATTCTACGCGCAATTGTGCTAGTTCCGCACTTGATAAAACGGCTACTGTTTTACCCTTGGCTACCACTTCACCCGGTTTCACCAATAATTCGACTACGGTGCCGTTGATGGGAGCAGTCACCTCTACTTTTTGGTTGGGCAAAGTTTCAATTTGTCCTGTAGTTTTAATACCAACTGCTAGCTGCTTTTGGGTGACAGGTTCAACTTTAATTCCTAACCTTTTTGCTGTTTCTGCATCAACTTGAATAGCACCGGGAGCCTGAGTTGCTTCGCTTGCTCCGTGAAATTCATCTCCATGTCCAGCGTGTGCTAAAACAACTGTCGGAGCAGTTATTAATACTAAACTGAGTATTCCACTAGATAAGCTATGAATATAAGTGTGGGCTAGGTGGTGCGATCGCATAATTACAAAATTCTCTGCAATTTATCCCTACACTTGCACACAAAAATGAAATTGCCGTGAAATCTAGCGATCGCCAACCACACTCACAATATGTGGAGTACGCTTTGCCCAACTCTTCAAAAAACCTTACCTCCGATAGATGCAAGCTAAAATGGCAGGGCTAAGTCCATCTCTAAACCCTCGTTGCCGCGATCGCTATGAACGACCAACAACGTGCCTTAGAAATCCTCCAGCGCCTCAAACCGCTCTATTCAGATTCCCCGTGTCCCCTCAACTACGAAACCCCCGTGCAACTCTTGCTAGCCGTTATCATGGCGGCTCAATGTACAGATGAGCGCGTAAATCAAGTTACAGCAGAACTTTATAGCAAATTTCCAGATGCAGCCGCGATCGCCAGCGCTGACCCAGCCGAGTTAGAAACCATCTTGCGCCCGCTAAGTTTTTTTCGCAACAAGACAAAAAACATCCAAGCCACCAGTAAAATGCTGGTAGAGCAGTTTGACGGCCTGGTACCGCAAGATATAAACCAGTTAGTCAAGCTACCAGGGGTTGCCCGCAAGACAGCGACAATGGTGCTGCATTACGCTTATGGCATTGATGCCGGGATTACCGTAGATACCCATGTCAAGCGCCTAAGTTCCCGGATGGGATTTACCCAACAAACAGACCTCGACAAAATTGAAAAAGACCTGATGCCCCTATTACCGCAGTCAGAATGGGGAAATTGTTTCGTTTTCTTGACATATCACGGGCGGAATGTTTGCAATGCTAAAAAACCTGGATGCAGCACTTGTACCGTGGCAGACTTGTGCCCCGCTGCCGTCAAATAGGTTAACAGACTAAGTTTGGTGGCGATCGCGGGGTAATGGGCTAGCGCGATCGCTCTAGACAAATTTGTCTTCCTTGAGTCGTATGCAAAAAATTGCATCATCCCCCGCAATAGGTAATTCTTCACTAAAAATGCAGCCCAAGCCAAACCAAAAAAAGTCAAGCCCAACCAGCAAAAATCGCGGTGTAATACAGAACTGGATGATATCATTGCGATGAAATCAGAGAAATTAAAGGGCAATTAAATATGGCGAAAGCACCTGTTTCTCCCGTGGTGCTAGTCATCTTAGACGGCTGGGGCTACCGCGAAGAAACCGAGGGAAACGCGGTTGCAGCCGCAAAAACCCCGGTAATGAAGAGCCTTTGGGCAGCATATCCCCACACCCTGATCCGCACCTCTGGCAAAGCTGTAGGGTTGCCAGAAGGCCAAATGGGCAACTCAGAAGTGGGCCACCTGAACATAGGTGCAGGGCGGGTTGTACCGCAAGAATTAGTCCGCATCTCAGACG of the Microcoleus sp. FACHB-831 genome contains:
- the nth gene encoding endonuclease III, giving the protein MNDQQRALEILQRLKPLYSDSPCPLNYETPVQLLLAVIMAAQCTDERVNQVTAELYSKFPDAAAIASADPAELETILRPLSFFRNKTKNIQATSKMLVEQFDGLVPQDINQLVKLPGVARKTATMVLHYAYGIDAGITVDTHVKRLSSRMGFTQQTDLDKIEKDLMPLLPQSEWGNCFVFLTYHGRNVCNAKKPGCSTCTVADLCPAAVK
- a CDS encoding efflux RND transporter permease subunit; translated protein: MLSAFIKWSIAQRWLVILAAILVTVWIFRVASQMPLDVFPPFAPPQVEIQTEASGLAPEEVESLVTLPIESAINGTPGVTTVRSASAVGLSVVKVIFNWETDIYQARQLVTERLQQAQEKLPEGVDSPQISPISSPIGTVLQYAFTSETTSLMEVRRIVDWQVTNRVLAVPGVSQAIAYGGDVRQYQVLVDPAKLKAFDVSLQDVTEAAEKANVNAPGGFLINPDQELLIRGVGRVTSIEDLQQSVITSRNGTPIKLGDIADVKIGAALKRGDASLNGKQAIVLMLNKQPLADTPTVTRAIEAAMQEVKLGLPKDVKVQVTFRQEDFIDASIENVREALVEGSIIVAIILIPFLMDWRTLVVSLTALPLSLLLGLLALNWLGQGLNTMTLGGLAVAIGSAVDDAIVDAENVYRSLRENKVSGNPKPALEVVFEGCQEVRDSLFGATLITVVVFSPIFALAGVEGRIFTPMGVAYLVAVLASSVTALTVTPALCAILLPHGRLPEKEPFVARFFKGLYRPFLIFSMRGSKLIVLIAAASLVAAIVILPSLGRVFLPEFQERSLVNTLTLYPGVSLEATNRAGFAMQDALKDDPRFDFIQLRSGRAPGDADAAGVNLAHLDVELSEKGIKDRSGSIEKLREEFAKLPGVAPNIGGFISHRMDEVLSGVRSAIAVKIFGPDLEQLRTIGRQVEDIMKTVGGVVDLQLEPQLPIKQIQIKFDRQQAARYGLTVDSLAETIEIALNGRVVSQVLEQQQTFDLVVWLQEDARRNLDTISNLLVDTPTNQKIPLAQVAKIDYGTGPNTINRENVSRLIVVSSNANGRDLRSVVDEISAKVKQQVQLPPGYFIQYGGQFESEQRATQNIIIFTAISFVVITVLMYFSVKSIASTAMIMVNLPLSLVGGVIAVALTGGIISVASLVGFITLFGVATRNGLLLVDNYNTKFAAGMPFQEVIIQGSMERLNAILMTAFTSALGLAPLVIGGGAGKEILQPLAVVVLGGLFTSTGLTLLVLPALYAQFGKILIPKNTTHESRVDNAYQTP
- a CDS encoding efflux RND transporter periplasmic adaptor subunit, whose translation is MRSHHLAHTYIHSLSSGILSLVLITAPTVVLAHAGHGDEFHGASEATQAPGAIQVDAETAKRLGIKVEPVTQKQLAVGIKTTGQIETLPNQKVEVTAPINGTVVELLVKPGEVVAKGKTVAVLSSAELAQLRVESAQKRAEAEADLQKAEADLKLAQQNYDKYSQIAAAEIAQAKIQLTAARAQYERDKSLVERKEILKIAKENYQRQLKISEADIAQAKTELAVAQEQYDRDKDLADKGAIPRRQMLESQAHLAQAKSELAKANSRRNVLDAETEVRRAEVDLPLREMRESEGKVAEVQAQVTKANSRREVVEAEAELKRAQSAVDVAKSRIRLSSTGYETRLQQLGSVANSKGLVTVVAPISGTVADREVTPGQSVEAATKPLMTILNDSKVFATANIYEKDLDKVKKGQQVRVKVASLPNRTFEGKITLIGSVVEGETRVVPVKAELDNSVGVLKPGMFAELEVVTDKTATPVVAIPTSAVVEANGKQVVYVQNGTAFESVDVKLGQIAGDVVEIKSGLFDGDKVVTQGAIQLYAQSLRGDSKAKETKTEKPDSSIQNPQSKIQNFIPLWWMLPAGGAIASGAFWLGRRSKKVTYQPSTPSLVDFSIPLIQDKQESNSHQPTPKV